In one window of Erythrolamprus reginae isolate rEryReg1 chromosome 1, rEryReg1.hap1, whole genome shotgun sequence DNA:
- the LOC139163805 gene encoding pepsin A-like, producing MKFLLLLSLVALSQCLTTKVYLKKSKSTRQILKEHGLLDDFLKKHPYNPGTKYFPWMQNTFATEPLQNYLDLEYSGVISIGTPPQEFVVLFDTGSSNLWVPSVDCSTPACSSHHKFNPQLSSTFRSTSQSVSITYGTGSMSGYLGYDTVQVGSIQVSNQIFGLSQSEPGSFLYYAPYDGILGLAYPRLAASGATPVFDNMMSEGLVSQDLFSVFLSADEQSGSFVMFGGVDSSYYTGSLNWVPLSAELYWEITVDSISFNGQEIACSGGCQAIVDTGTSLLVGPPSGISSIQNFIGSKQDSNGQYIVNCNAINQLPDIVYTINGIQYPVPASAYIRQFQGYCQSGFEDIPFQGSQLWILGDIFIRQYYCVFDRANNQIGLAPVAQ from the exons ATGAAGTTCCTCTTACTTCTGAGCCTGGTGGCACTTTCTCAGTGTCTGACAACAAA AGTTTACCTAAAGAAATCCAAATCCACGAGGCAAATCCTTAAAGAGCATGGGTTGCTAGATGATTTCCTGAAGAAGCATCCTTATAACCCTGGCACAAAATATTTCCCCTGGATGCAAAATACATTTGCCACTGAACCCTTACAAAATTATCTGGAT CTTGAGTACAGTGGCGTTATTTCTATTGGCACGCCACCACAAGAGTTCGTAGTCCTCTTTGACACTGGCTCTTCCAACTTGTGGGTCCCTTCTGTAGACTGCTCCACTCCAGCTTGTT CTAGCCACCATAAATTCAATCCACAACTGTCATCCACATTCCGGTCCACCAGCCAGAGCGTATCCATCACCTATGGCACCGGAAGCATGTCTGGATACCTAGGCTACGATACTGTCCAG GTTGGAAGTATTCAGGTCAGCAACCAAATCTTTGGTCTGAGTCAGTCCGAGCCGGGCAGCTTCCTTTATTACGCCCCCTATGATGGCATCCTGGGTTTGGCTTACCCTAGGTTGGCTGCCTCTGGTGCCACTCCTGTTTTTGACAACATGATGAGTGAAGGTTTGGTATCCCAGGATCTCTTTTCCGTTTTCCTGAGTGC TGATGAGCAGAGCGGGAGTTTTGTAATGTTTGGTGGCGTTGACTCCTCCTACTATACTGGAAGTCTCAACTGGGTGCCCCTTTCTGCTGAACTCTATTGGGAGATCACTGTGGACAG TATCTCCTTCAATGGTCAAGAGATTGCTTGTTCTGGTGGCTGCCAAGCTATTGTTGACACTGGTACCTCCCTCCTGGTAGGTCCCCCCAGTGGCATTTCCAGCATTCAGAACTTCATTGGGAGTAAACAAGATTCCAATGGTCAG TATATAGTCAACTGCAATGCTATCAACCAACTGCCTGACATCGTCTACACCATCAATGGCATTCAGTACCCTGTGCCCGCCAGTGCCTACATTCGCCAG TTCCAAGGTTATTGTCAGAGTGGCTTCGAGGATATACCGTTCCAGGGGTCTCAACTTTGGATCCTTGGTGATATCTTCATTCGTCAGTACTATTGCGTCTTCGACCGAGCAAACAACCAGATTGGCCTGGCTCCTGTGGCACAGTAA